One window of the Saccopteryx bilineata isolate mSacBil1 chromosome 2, mSacBil1_pri_phased_curated, whole genome shotgun sequence genome contains the following:
- the SPA17 gene encoding sperm surface protein Sp17, giving the protein MSVPFSNTHYRIPQGFGNLLEGLTREILREQPDNIPSFAAAYFENLLENREKTNFDPAEWGTKVDDRFYNNHAFKEQEPPEKEKSQTSVEEETPVQALESSEEDKEKEENAAVKIQAVFRGHLAREEMKKMKTDDLQKEETQENN; this is encoded by the exons ATGTCGGTTCCATTCTCCAACACCCACTACCGAATTCCACAAGGATTTGGAAATCTTCTTGAAGGGCTGACACGTGAGATTCTGAGGGAACAACCGGACAATATACCGTCTTTTGCAGCAGCATATTTTGAGAATCTTCTAGAGAATAGAGAga aaaccaACTTTGATCCAGCAGAATGGGGCACTAAGGTAGACGACCGCTTCTATAATAACCATGCATTCAAG GAACAGGAACCACCTGAGAAAGAAAAGTCTCAGACATCTGTGGAAGAGGAGACACCAGTCCAAGCCTTA GAATCTTCTGAAGAagataaggaaaaagaagagaatgctGCTGTCAAAATCCAAGCAGTCTTCCGGGGACACTTAGCCAGAGaggagatgaagaaaatgaaaacagatgaTCTTCAAAAAGAGGAAACACAGGAAAACAACTGA